The Prionailurus viverrinus isolate Anna chromosome X, UM_Priviv_1.0, whole genome shotgun sequence genome segment gtaaACCGTTAAAAGGGCAAAGTTAGGCTGCAGCTTTGGGGGCCTGCGTGAGTGCCCTGATTCCCCTGCCTGCAAATTATGGGATGTGGGTAGTGTTTCTTGACCTGTTGAAGCTTCCTCATAATCCTTACCAGAGCAAGAGGGTAACTGAGCACTGAGGGTAACTGTGACCTCTAAGGACAGTTCCTGAGAAATTGGGGTGGGTTTGGGTGGAGGCTTCCTGGCTGGCGGGTCGTGTCCCTTTGGTCAGCTATATTTTGCTGAACAAGAGGACTCCTGATTCCTGTCCCAGGGGTGGTGAAGGGCTTCCCGTCCTTTCTTGTTGGTGGGAAGCAGACAGGCCCACAGGGCAGGTGTTAGCAAGTACTGCCTGACCAGGCTGTTTTctggcagaggtgggggtggggtgaatgTTGTAGGGGGACCAGGACACAGGGAGGCAGATTATAAAGTGCTAACATGTCTCCCTGTTTTGTTGCAGAAGGACAAGAGGACGCAATTTTGTCATATGAGCCAGTGACGCGGCAAGAAAGTAAGCCCCCTTCTGAGAGTCTTGCCTTCAAGCTAGTGTCATGGTCGTGGGCCAGCACAGCGGTTGGAGTATGAAGGCATGGCTCGTTGCACATCCAGCCCCTGGGCACCTCCTTCTCTTCGACAACTTTCTATCATTCAtagagaagggggaaaggaaacCCAGTGTGCACCCCTTGCCATACCTTTGTTGCTGCCCTGGGTGCCTTCCAGAAGATAGGGCAGGTTTGCAAAGATGGCAAAAGTCAATTTTGGTGGGCGTGACCATTGCCAAAAGAAAGGTTCTGGTCCCTCCCTCCAATGGCTCCTCTGAGAAAACCTTGCCTAGCTGCGGGTGCCCATGCAGAGATTTCTCCTGAATCTGCTGGGAGGGGAGATGTTTCTGACTTCAGACTTGCCTTGGCCttagatattttcaaattaaaggcTCTTTGATGTCTTTGTAGTTAAAAGCTAGAGAATGGGCTGCATACACTCTGCTCTGTCTGACTGGCGGCTCCAGAGCCTAGGTGTTCTAGGCAGACTTGGAGGTAGAATAGGCTGTCTGGTGGGAGGCCTCACTCACTGcctccatgctctgtctctccagttCACTATGCAAGGCCTGTGATCATCCTGGGCCCAATGAAGGACAGAGTGAACGATGACCTGATCTCAGAGTTCCCGCATAAATTTGGATCCTGTGTGCCACGTAAGAGCCCAGGAGGGTTTTGGGAGTGAGGCATCAGTGCCCAGGGAACTATTGCTCTGATGTTTTATGGAAAGGGTCTGGGGCCAGGTTCTAGGGTTCTCTGGGTACAGGGTATATCTAACACTCTGGAAGAGATTAGGTAGCAATAGATCCCCACAAAGCTCATGGGGTTGGGAGGCCTAAGACATCAGTCTGGCCTGCTTCCTTCCTTGGAGAGAAGTTTGAATGGCAATGGTCAGGAAGGATTGGACTAATGGCGGGGGGCGGGCAGCCCGAGTGGTGTTGACATGGCCTGGTGGGCAGCTTGTTAGGTTTGTTGGTTCCCATACCACATTAGGCATCTTCTGCCAGGTTTTGGCCCAGGAAACCGCACCTTTCTGGTCCAGTTTAAGCTAAAGCAAATAGCTCCCTGTGTGTGAGACCTGGTAATTATAAGAGAAGTAGACAAGACAAACTTCTTTTCAGCTGcttcccccctcaccccaccacTCATCTGGAAAAGAGTAGCCCCGGGACCCAGGTAGAGAAGAACAGGTCATCTCTTTGGGCCTGGGGTAGGTCATTGTCCTCAACCACACagcatttcttctcttccttcagatACTACTCGGCCTCGGCGTGATAATGAGGTGGATGGACAAGACTACCACTTTGTGGTCTCCCGAGAACAAATGGAGAAGGATATTCAGGACAACAAGTTCATCGAAGCAGGCCAATTCAATGATAATCTCTATGGGACCAGCATCCAGTCGGTGCGGGCAGTTGCAGAGAGGGTAAGAGGAGAGGAGATGGCCCTGCTAAATATAACCctcaaaggaaaaacagaaaagttcCTGCTGACTCTCCGTTAGGATCCTCCTCCTCCTGGCACAGGGCCAACCAGAGGCGTGTCGGCTCTGTGTGTTCCCAGCCGCCAGAAGGAGGTGGCTGGCTGTCTCCTCCATGCAGCTCACCCCAGCGTGTCCCCCACATGAATAGGGACCCTTCTGCAGATGTGGCCTTTTCTGGGGGTAGGAGAAAAAGGTGGAACCTGGGTGCCTCAGGGGTAGAATCTTCTAGGCCTCTCTGGGTGGCCCCAggttcctcctcctgccccccccccccaggcagatGTTTGGGTTGCCACCCGGTAAGTGCTTGGGACTGGGTAGACAGGGACTACCTTGAGAACAAGTCTTTGCCTTTTCAGGGCAAGCACTGCATCTTAGATGTTTCCGGCAATGCAATCAAGAGGCTGCAGCAAGCACAACTTTATCCCATTGCCATTTTCATCAAGCCCAAGTCCATCGAAGCACTTATGTAAGTATTTGCTGAGACTCAGACACTTCCAGCTAGGAGAGGGCCCtagaaaggaacaagaaaataaactgttttgTTGGGCAGGGGTGAGCCCCAGTGGAAGGTCAAAGGAAAGTCTGTACCCCATCTCTGGTCACTGAAGGCTCCTTCTGATTTGAGTGCCCGTGCATGTATTCCCGGTTGTGCATTTACttacttactatttatttatttatgtatttatttatttaatttaaagtttacttattgattttgagagagaggagagagaacacaggcaagggaatggcagagagagatggaaagagagagaatcccaggcaggctctgcaccatcagtgcagagcccaacatggggctcaatcccacgaaccgtgagcttgtgacctgagccgaaatccagagtcagacccttaaccgagtcagcagcccaggcgccccatcctggtTGTGCTCTTAAACCTGGAAGGTTTGTGGAAGATGTTTAGCTATGGGCCACTGCTGCTCTCAGAGAGCAGCTGAGTAGCTTTTCAAGGAGCCTGGAGCAACCCTTTATGTCAATCAAAACGTAGAATCCAGTTTGTTaaccatttttcttctgtgtctgtGGCAGGGAAATGAACCGACGGCAGACATACGAACAAGCAAATAAGATCTATGACAAAGCCATGAAACTGGAGCAGGAGTTTGGAGAATACTTCACAGGTAAGAGTTCCTGCTGCCCGGCTTGGGTAACATGGGACAAGCCAGTCGCCTATTCTGGAAGTGTCTCCAAGAGGCTTAGATACTCGACACAGACTTTCTGGATGCTTTCGAGGTCACACCTTTTGAAAATACTCAGGTGCCTCCCATCCAGCTGGAGGATAATCATTTTTCAGTATCAACCACCACCACCCAGCTGCTTTAGATCATTTTGTTCATCCTATCTTCGTGTCCCTGCCACATCTAAGGCTCCCTGTGTCACTTTGCTTCCTTCCCAACTTGTCCCCTCCCTGATCCAATACTCAGTTTTGCACGTTGTAGGTGCTGAATATATGTTTGTTGATGATGTTGGTTCCTCTGTGTGGTATTCAAGTTGTCTggcagcatgtgtgtgtgtgtgtacctgctCACCTATCCCGGAAGGTCAGTTCCTAAAAGGTTGTGACGGTTTCTGTGTCCCATGTTGCTTACCTTTAAAGGACAGTGCCCTATGTGTGCAGGTTGATGCTAAGTAAACCCCTGCTGGTGGTGCCACCAGGTTAAGTAGGGAAAGTATGCATGGCCATACTTCTCAGACCTGGGCTTTTGGAGCTCCCTTTACCATTATGTGCCTGTCCTTCCTCATGTGCTGGGCTGGCCTCTGGCATGGAGCAGGTATGACAGCCCCAGGAGCACTGCCTCTTGCTGAAAActgtttctttcagttttttctttggaTAACTGAGATTTTCCTAGTCTTCTGCTAAGGCTGTTGAGAATGACCTGCTGCTGGCCTGACGGCAGCTAAGAGCAACATGAGCCACAAGGTCTGGCATCTAATGGATGCTCAGTAAACGTTTTTTAAGCGATACATGTTCCTCTTCATTGCTGCTTAGTCTCACTGTCTCAGCAAGTTGACATTAAGCCCTGGGCTTGGAGCACCTGCCAGTTTCCCTCGCTGCCCTGGGCTCACAGGCTGGTGAGACTGGCGCCCGCATCCACGTGGGCATCTCTGCTGGACTGAGCTGTAGGGTGGCGGGGTCAGGCTAGATTGCCGGGTTGGGGGGTGCTGTGGAGCacattaataattttgttttcctcttcactGTAGCCATTGTACAGGGTGACTCACTGGAAGAGATTTATAACAAAATCAAACAGATCATTGAGGACCAGTCTGGGCACTACATTTGGGTCCCATCCCCTGAAAAACTCTGAAGAATCCCCACCAAGCACTCTCTTGTGAACAGAAGACATCAagtccctcttccctcctccctcttcagtCCTGTCCCCACCAGGAGAACAAATGACTACTGTTCTTGTCCCCTTTTTTAGATATGTCCCAAAAATTGAGTTTTCTAgtcctgttctgtttttttaaattttcgtttgattttagtttactttttggGATGATGCCATCTCACTTCATCATGTGACTGTGCCCATTCCTGCATGGACCTTTCCCAAGCGCTAGCGCAGGTGCAAATCCATCAGAGTCATTGTTTTCATAAGAACCAAGCAGAAgcgaagagaagagaagaggaccTGCCAGAAAGATAGGCTCTGGACAGCTGCACGGCTTGTGAGGCGAGCTCAGTGCGCCGCGTGCTGAGATGCCCCGGGCATTTCTGCCTGTCGTGCTGCTGTCACGCGGCGCTGAACAGTGTAACGTATGGTGACAGAAAGTatcttatttatatatagatatatatatgtaatttatataaaatatatagaaattattatatatatatatattatacactctcatataatatatatatattcactcacATTTGGACTAGAAAATCTATGGAGACTTCATCAATGGTACTGTGTTATTAGAGAAATGCTTTAATTTTCATAATCCAATCAGATGGCATCTTATATCCCAACTGGTTGGGGAGGGATCGAAAGCGGTAGTAAGTGCTGTACCAAGGGCACTCGCATATGGTCATTCTCTTGAAAGTGGAGGTTTGCTCTAGGACTGGTCGTGAGCGGGGCTTGTGCCTGGGGGGCGAGAGGGTTGGAGACTTGACCCAAAGGCGCTGCTGCCCTCGAGGTGCGGTCAGTCCTGtgtgtggacagagagagaatggctAACGATGCTCCATATTAAATTGCCTATTGTTTTCTGCCACCTGATGTGTCTGCATGAGAGGtttcctttttgttcatttttaagctGCTGTTAAACCAAAACCATGTTGTGCTACCGTGTCAGCCTTTTCATTATTCCAAATTTTACTTTTACTATTTAAGTGAATGCGTAGAATCCAATTTGACCGTGTTTTAAAGGCTCATGATGTGGAGGAGCCGGGCCTTGTGATAGAGTAGGTGACCTGGGCTCTGCCGTCCAGTCAGCAGGGGGGAAGTGGGGGCTGCTGAGAAGTGGGAGCTGGGGCTCTGTGTTGCGATGTGTCCCTTTCTTTACTCATGCACCCGGGACGCACTGGACTCCACTAAGACCCCttcgtgcccccccccccaacagggaCGGGGTGTCACTTGCCTTCCAGTTCTGTGCTGGGATCATGGGACAGCACTGGGCTTGGCCAGCCACGTAACAAGGAGTTTGATTTGGGTTTTGTTCACAGCTGCTTCATATGCCCTACCCTTGCGCCCTCACCAACAGCTGGTAGCTTACTATTTCCTCAAGAAAGTAGACTTTAAGGCTGTCAGTTTGACCTGTAGAGCTGAGAGTCACTCACTGGCGAGACATGAAACCTTGTTGGTTTTCCCCAGAGTCAGAAGGCAGTGACTGTGGTCAAAGGAGTTTTTCCCTGACCACAAGAGCAGGTGGCAGGTGCGGCTCGGGCCCTGCCCCTCCGTGCCCTTTGGAAGCCACCAAGCCTCTCTCGCCCCCACAATGGAGGCATCAtgcaggggaggaaggggtggaCATGCTTGGCCCCAGGGGTGAGTCTTTTGTTTCCTAGCCCACTGGGTTGTGACCAGTGCAGATGATGCCACGTTGAAGACGCTTTGAGCACCACCAGCCAAACATAGGAAATCTGTTAACAGTCCTCCTACCAGCATAATGAGGCCAACTGTAAAGTGTGGGGTCCAGACCGAGGGTAAAGAAAGGGCAGCAGCTTTACCTGGGCAGTTCACTGGATTGAAGGCAAAGAGGGATAAGGCAATGGCCGATGGTGACTCTGGTGAGGAGGGGGGTGAGCAGGGAGTGTTGATTTCTCCAGTGTTAACTGATGTACTCTGAGTGGTGCTcaaccctctgcccctcccagggaaGAAAATCAAGATTCAAAGTAAGCATGACACTAGTTGATTTACCAGTGTTCCTTCCAAGgagacatatattttttaataaatgatagttGCAATGAACTGTGGTTTGGAGACCTTCTTGAAGGAGtggagaagggagggtgggggcacagggagggCGGGAGAAAGGCGCAAACCTCTGGGGTCCTCAGTGACCGTCTGCTAAGTCAGGTTTTCCTCTGGATGGTTCGAGACCCCTGCAGTTGCACCAGTTCCTTTGTGAAGGCTGTACGCTTGGTCTTCTGCCGTAGCCCCCAAATGTTGCCTCAGATAGCACCAGCCAGTGGGGGGCGTGTCCGTATTCTTGGTGGCAAGATGCTGACATTTCCCCCAAAGGTACAAAAGATGTGAGCTGCCTGCTGCAGCAAAGACATTCGGTAGAGAAAGCAGGGGCCAAGCTAGCAGCAGGGAGCTGAGTCATAAATATGGCAAGAAAAACCTGGCCTGCCAGCTCCCAATGTTTCCAGAAAGCACTGAGGGCTCAGGGGAGGCCCCGATGAGCAGGGCAGGTGGCCATCCCCCTGCCGCCTCCTGAAGACAGCAGGAGCACCTAGAGCAGGAATGGGCGACATGGCTGATGGCGTTGCAAGCTTCTGTGGAACAGCCTGAGGAGGCACCACCGTGATTATCATCAAGAGCAATGACTGACCAGAAGAGCATCCCTGACATGTGGGCTGAACCACACAAAGGGCGATAACCCTTACCTGTTTATGGCACTTTCTAGTTTGCAAGGTGCTTCTTTTGACATGCTCTCTCATTTGCTAGAAGGTAGGCCGACAAAAGAGAGTCCCCAAGTGTTTTGTGAGGGCTTAAGGGAGTCTGGCTCCCAAGTGCAAAGGGAACCAAGAACTGGCCTTGTCACCCCACCATGTGAGGTTCAGTCTGTCTTGACAGCAGCTGTTCATCCTAGGGGAGACTCAGCTGAAGAAAATTCAGCCCCAGCGGGAACATACTGAGCAACTTGGAAACCCCCAAAGTATACTACCTCACCAACCCTAAGCTCTGCTGTGACCAGAGGGATAGAGCCCCATCTCCGTGAGGAGTCCGTGCCAGGATCTCTCCCCAGTTCTGCTGCTGACGGCCCAGCTAGTCACACCTCACTTTCTTTATCTCTAACAGACCTTAAGTGAAAACATTCGTAAGATCATACTCATGACTACAAAAAACATTTGTTCAGAGACACATGACCAACTTTGTCTTAAGGCGAAAGCACTGCTAGAAATTAGCTAGTGAAAGCCAAATCTTTATCCAAAATGTGTGTAGAAGTTGTGCTCAAGGATGAAGCCGATATGGAGGCAGAAGAAAGTGGGAGTCGAGCAGCAGGACTGGAGAGGGTCTGGAGGTCAAGGGTCAAGCAAAAAGATGGGACTGTAGGGAACCTGGACTCAAGCAGAAAGGCCAGTGCTAAAGGGAATGGAACCCTTTCCAAGGGACAGTGCTTGCCTGGTGCCAACCCCTGGAAGCCCAAGGTGTCAGAGAACCTTGTAGGAATGAGATGAGCATGTGTTCAGAGAGCCGTTAGCTTTCTCGAGGCAATCCAGTCCAACAAATGAGTGCTGAAGTTGGGGAGTAGTGCACCAAGCCGTCCTGGCCCTGGCAGGATTCATTTAGTCTCCATATTCTCAAGTTCTGTCCTTCATGCCCATTCCTACCTTGGATTTCATGGCtttggttccattgatctttttatccatttagtCATTGCCTTGGCACCGCTAGGATATTTTGCCaccacacaaataatttttttgtatgacttttttttttagagagagggtgcaagcgaatgaggggcagagagaggcagaagtggggctcatgctcacctgacgtggggttcacacgaaccgtgaggtcatgaccttagccgcagtcagatgcttaaccgaccgagccacccaggcccctacAAATAACTTTCTGAAGCTCAAATTACACATGTGGAAAAACCTCCCCCACCCATCACTTCCAAGAAAGAGAACTGGCTGCCACAACgcttctgtccctcctcagcAAATGGGGTCTTCGTACCACGCGCTCTGCCCGAGAATAGAGGAGCTGCTTTAGCAGTGATGCCCTAGATTTTTCTCTGCAGAGCCGTGCCCCTTG includes the following:
- the DLG3 gene encoding disks large homolog 3 isoform X7, with the protein product MMNSSMSSGSGSLRTSEKRSLYVRALFDYDRTRDSCLPSQGLSFSYGDILHVINASDDEWWQARLVTPHGESEQIGVIPSKKRVEKKERARLKTVKFHARTGMIESNRSIKTKRKKSFRLSRKFPFYKSKENMAQESSIQEQGVTSNTSDSESSSKGQEDAILSYEPVTRQEIHYARPVIILGPMKDRVNDDLISEFPHKFGSCVPHTTRPRRDNEVDGQDYHFVVSREQMEKDIQDNKFIEAGQFNDNLYGTSIQSVRAVAERGKHCILDVSGNAIKRLQQAQLYPIAIFIKPKSIEALMEMNRRQTYEQANKIYDKAMKLEQEFGEYFTAIVQGDSLEEIYNKIKQIIEDQSGHYIWVPSPEKL